The Spirosoma sp. SC4-14 DNA window CGGTTGCGGTAATTTTGATGCCGCGCTGGTCGGTCATTTTTTTGAATTCTTCGGGAGTTAGTCCTTTCGGAGCGCCCCCTTCCATTTCGGTAAAGCCAAGCGCTTTGATTTTATCCAGTGTTGCCGCAACACCGTTAGGAAACTGATTGCGGTAGGTGTATGATTCAACGCCTAACGGGAACGTATAGAGCGGTTTGCCCGACTGTGCCGAAACGCTGGTTAACGTGGCACAGAGCGCAGGGATCAGGAATAATGAATGAGCAGGTTTCAACATACCGTAAAACGATTTAACTGGTTAGTCATTAGTAACGGGTCATTGGTCATTGGATTAGTTGTTGACAATAGCTTTTCAGCTAATCCAGAATGACCGGCCGGTGGCCCGGGTGACTGCATATCTGGAAGATAAAAGCTAGTTTTGGCTTACTACTACTGATCGTCAGTCACAGTGAAAAAAGGCATGTTGCCCGAATTGGCTGCTTTATGGAGCTAAATCAGCGATTATTGCGCATCTTTTTCCCGGATGCGCTGAAGTTGCGCTTTCAATTGCTGAACCCGGCCGGGGTATTGATCGGCTACATTGTGTTTTTCGCCCAGATCCGTAGCCAGGTTATAGAGCTGTGGTTTTGGGTCGTTGCCAAGTTCGGTACTGGTATTTTTGTCGAAGGCTACCCGGTTGCTGGGTTCGATGTATTTCCAGTTGCCTTCAACAACAGACCAGGTGCCCGCATGTTCAACAATGAGAGCCCGACCCGACAGATTACGGCCAAGCAATGCATCCAACTGGTTTTCTGAATCCATTGCATCGGCCTGATTGTAGGGTTGTTTGAGTAGTGCCGCAAAATCGGCCAGAAAATCGACCTGACTGATGGGCGCTTTGGAAACGCCCGCTTTCACTTCACCCGGCCAGCGAACCAGTAGCGGCACACGCGTACCGGCCTCAAAGGCACTGTATTTTCCGCCCCGCAACGGTCCGGCTGGTTTGTGGTCGCCAAGTTTTTCGACTGCCTGATCCTGATACCCATCATCGACCACCGGGCCGTTATCGCTCGATAGCACTACGATGGTGTTGTTGGTCAGGCCTAACCGATCAAGGGTTTTTAAGACTTCGCCCACTTCCCAGTCAAACTCAAGCAATGCATCACCGCGGGGACCAAGCCCGCTTTTACCGACAAACCGGGGGGGCGGAACACGGGGTACGTGGATGTCGTGCGTGGCGAAATAGAGGAAAAATGGGTTTTTCTGATTGGCTTCGATAAACCGGATAGCCTGACCGGTAAACACATCGGCCATATCTTCATCTTTCCAGAGGGCGGCTTTCCCGCCTGTCATCCAGCCAATTCGCCCTACACCGTTCACAATGGTCATGTCGTGGCCATGTGAGTGTTTCATGTTAAGTAGCTCAGGATTTTCGCGCCCTGTTGGCCAATCGCCAATTTTTTGGTTGTAATCGACCCGGATCGGATCGTTCGGATCGAGGTTGACAACGCGGTGATTTTCGACATACACACAGGGCACACGGTCGCCGGTGGCAGCCATGATGTAGGAATGAGTAAAGCCTAATTCAATAGGGCCAGGTTTTAGTTCGCCATTCCAGTCAGGCCCTTCGGGTCCGCCGAGTCCCAGATGCCATTTACCCACAGCCCCCGTCTGGTAGCCCGCTGCTTTAAACACGCCGGGGAGTGTACTTCGCCCCGGCCGGATGATCAGTGAGGCATTGCCTGGGGCTACGCCTGTCCCTTTCTGCCGCCAGGCATATTCGCCCGTCAGGAGCGAAAAGCGCGATGGCGTACAGGTAGCCGAGGTGGCGTAGGCGTTGGTAAAGCGAAGCCCCTGACTGGCCAGCCGGTCGACGTTGGGCGTTTTTATTTTCGCAGTGCCATAGCAGCTCAGATCGCCATAACCAATGTCGTCGGCATAAATCAGGACAACATTCGGGCGTTTGGCTGACTGCGCAATGGAGGTTGTTTCTGCCAGAACCAGTAGAAACAAAAATGCCAGTGTATAGGAAAGGAGTCGTTTTTGCATACCAGACGGAAACGTTAGACTTCTACTGCCACTACAAAGGGTTTTTAGGCAAGTCTATAATGATCAGATCGGGGCTGATGCAGTCCAGTACACAAAAAAAGCCCCGGCAATGGGATTTGCCGGGGCTTATATGAAAGCGATAACAACCTAAAAACGTAGGATTGGGAACTTTATTGTGTGCTCTGAAACAGAATTGAACTTATTTTTCACATTTTTTTGCTGATAGAACCGCATTGGCAGGCCAGCAGCTTTTTATTTGTAGTCTAACAGAGCCGATGCTTCGCAGGGTTTATCGGTTTTGAACCGTATCCAGCGAGCCTGAAAGTCTTTGGGGAATTCATAACTACCCGGTTTCCCTGACGATACCGTGATGGTTTTATACGGCATCCAGGTTCCGTTTCCCATCGGGTCGGCTTCGATAGTGAATGTAACGGATGATGATGCTTTGTGCGAGAGTTGCAACGTTCGCTGATCATAAAAACCAATCAGATAGGGGTCAGAGGCTTCGTTGGCGCTGACCGGGGTGTTTTTCCACGGACCACCATGTCCTGTTGGCTTGCCCAGCTTCCATAAATCGTCGATAGCACCCGCCCAAACGGCCGCTTTTTTATCGTCCGATACCACAATGTGCTCATTTTTACCTGCTAACGGCAGGTTGATGCCGGTCAGAATCAGCAAGCCCCGATACGATGCGTAGTCGTTGATACGCAGGTTATGCGACGCAATGGGCCGGATTTTGGCGTAACCGTCGGCATTTTCGGCGGGTAGTTCGTAAAACGTACCGTGGCAGTTGAACAGGTCACGTTCGGTCGCTACCTCCCGGCAAATCCGTAAGGCGGCCTGATTGGTTAGATTCGTGTAGGTATTGTTGCCAAGTGGAAGCCGCCAGCGACGGCCTTTGTCGTCAATCACCAGCACGCTTGCTTCATCAATCGTTACTGCCTGTTGAGGAATGGCGAATTTTTCATTGACAAACGATTGCATTTCCGGGTCATCTTTGCGAACCAGTTGCATGTTTCCATTCAGTTCATAGTAGCCCAGATCAGACGGTTGTTCGTTGGTATAGGAGCGTGCCGCTACGCCCAGTACCCTGCGATTTTTTCCCAGGCCATATAGCAATCCGCCCGTAGTTGTTTTGGCACTAATGCGGCTCAGCCCCGTAAATATAGCATTGGCCGTTGTGGTACGGGTGTCGCTGGCTGCGTAGAAAAACTGTGCCGACAACGTTGCCTTTTTATCTGATTTTACGCGAATCCACTCACCGGGCGCATTGGCCGCAAAGGCTATGTGGGTAGCATTATGTGCGCCAACAACCAAGGTTTGAAGCGGAGTCCAGTTGCCATTGCCAGTTTTATCGACCTCAAACGTGATCGTTACTTCATGATTTCCGTCGTTCTGCACCCAGGCTGACCGATTGGTCCAACCGGCAAACAGGAATGGTTCGGAGGGTTCGCTGGCTTTCACCGCTTCGTTTTGCCAGACAGCCCCTTCGGCCGTATTGGGGCCAAGTTGATCAGGTGTATTGAGCGAGGTGAACCACAGGTTTGAATTCGACTGGCCGGGTCCTTCGATGTTACCTTTAGCTTTTCGTTTGTTCAGAAATTCTTTCTGAGCCGAATCGTCGCAGCCAAATACCAATTGATTATTCCAGCGGGCGAAATCGCCAATTACTTTCAGGTAGGCTGTTCGGGGCCGGATTCCGGTGGTGTTCGATGCGCTGAAAGAGCCCGGAAAGTGCCAGAACATACCGTGCATCGTCATCAGATAGTCGGGTTGCTGATCGGTGCCGATGTCGCGGATTCGGGGCCATTCGGTATTCCAGCCGTGGGCACCGTCGTAGCTGTGGCTGGCTTTGGGCAGCCGGAAAAAATGCCAGCCCGTAGCGTTGTCGCGAACCCCCAACAGCACCGATTTGTGGTCCCAGCCGGTTGCCCAGATGGGGTCGGTGTCGGGGTTTTTATTGCCATAGATACCACCAGGACCGGTCACTTCCACAAACTGATTTCGACGCACAACGGTCCAGTCTTTGCCGTTCCATTCCGAGAGCGATCCGGCCGGAATATCGAACTGAACCAACGCCCTGGAGCCCGGTTCACCATTGTTGGAATACACCATAACGCCCTGCCCCGAATAAAGCCCTTTGCCATGCGCACCCGGCAGCAGATTTGAGTGCTGGTTGTTGGATTCGTCTGAGCCTTTCGGATTTTTGACATTATTATCTTCGTAAAGCATCGTAGGCGTCAGCGTATTCACGTCGACTTCATAAAACCCTTCTTCCATCGTGCCGTAGTAGATTTTACCTTTCGGATCGGTCAGATGACGGGCGTTGCCAGTATGCCGCCCCGGCATGGTTTTATACGGAATCGTCCGCACGTGGGCTTTGCTGTCGATAGCGTAGGGGCCAATAAACAACTGGTTGCTTTCGGTATGAATCATGCGGTTGGCGGGTGTGCCACCAATGCTTTCGGGCCGCACAATCTGCTTCAAATCGGGCGTTATTTCGTAGAGTTTGTCCGACGAGCCAAAGGGTAGGTGAGGGCCATAGGTAACGACCCATAAATTGCCTGCCCAGGGAACAACTGCGCCAGTACCACATTCGCCTTCGTTGTTATACATGGCCAGATGCGGATAAATACCGCTGTAGGAACGTTGCGTTTTCAATTGCGCGAACGATACCTGGCTAGAGGTAATCAGGAATAAGACGAAGCAAACAGAAAGAATGTTCTTTTTCATGAATTTGATTTTCTTCCGACAGGATTTACAGGATGAACAGGGTTGCACTTTTGATCCAATACCTTTTTTGTGCTCAGGCGGCCCGGTCGCTTCCTGGAAGGGCAACATACGCATTATGAATCGGTTAGAGTACGTTTGAACAGCTTCAATAGGAGCAAGATAGCTTTTCTTGGTAAGGTTATTTCAATCCTGTTCATCCGGTAAATCCTGTCAAAAAATTATTCCCAACCGGGGTTTTGTGTGAGTTTTGGATTAGCCTGGATTTCTTCCAGCGGTATCGGATAGTAGCGGTGTTTCGGTTGTGGTGTACGGGTGGGATACACGTCGTTCACGGCTTTGGGGATTACCGTCAGGAAGGTGTTGGTGCGCGTTAGGTCGAACCAGCGATCGGCTTCGGCAAACAGCTCCCACGAGCGTTCCTGAAGGACGGCCGCAATAAACGCATCTTTGCTGAGCCCCGGCGTCAGGTCGCCTAAGCCAGCCCGTTTTCGAATGGTGTTGATGTAACCATAGGCCAGCGCGGTTGGGCCATTTAGCCGGGCTTCGGCTTCGGCGGCAATCAGGTACACATCGGCCAGGCGAATGATTGGAAAATTGCAGTTATTGGCTTCACCAATCGAATTCGGGTCGCGGTATTTGCGGATCAGCACGCCTTTGGGCGTAATGGGCGTTATATCTTTCTGATGGACGATGGCCCCGGAAACGTCGCGGTAGGTTGTATCGAGTAGCTGACGACGCTTGTCGTTCGGATCGAAGGAGTCGAAGAACGCCTGATAGGCAAACCAGGAACCGTATGATACTTTGGCATAGTCGGGGCCGCTGCTATTTCGGGGACCGGCAATGCCCATCACTGTCAGCCAGCGGCTGGGTGTTACGCGGTCGGCTTCTACGGCCCACATATTCTCG harbors:
- a CDS encoding arylsulfatase; its protein translation is MQKRLLSYTLAFLFLLVLAETTSIAQSAKRPNVVLIYADDIGYGDLSCYGTAKIKTPNVDRLASQGLRFTNAYATSATCTPSRFSLLTGEYAWRQKGTGVAPGNASLIIRPGRSTLPGVFKAAGYQTGAVGKWHLGLGGPEGPDWNGELKPGPIELGFTHSYIMAATGDRVPCVYVENHRVVNLDPNDPIRVDYNQKIGDWPTGRENPELLNMKHSHGHDMTIVNGVGRIGWMTGGKAALWKDEDMADVFTGQAIRFIEANQKNPFFLYFATHDIHVPRVPPPRFVGKSGLGPRGDALLEFDWEVGEVLKTLDRLGLTNNTIVVLSSDNGPVVDDGYQDQAVEKLGDHKPAGPLRGGKYSAFEAGTRVPLLVRWPGEVKAGVSKAPISQVDFLADFAALLKQPYNQADAMDSENQLDALLGRNLSGRALIVEHAGTWSVVEGNWKYIEPSNRVAFDKNTSTELGNDPKPQLYNLATDLGEKHNVADQYPGRVQQLKAQLQRIREKDAQ